TTCGCCGCCAACCTGATGGTCAGCTGGCTGATGGTGCCCGCCGGGTTCGCGCTGGCCGGGCCGCTGACCGACGGGGTGTTCGAGCCGCTCGCCGCCGCCACGGGGATGCCCGGGCGCGGTATGGCCTGGCTGGCGATGGGGGCGGGCATCGCGTCGCTGGTCTTGGCGGTGGGCGCGTGGCGGTACCGGCGCCTGCGGCTGCTGGAGGACGAACTGCCCGACGCCATCCCCGATCCCGTTGTACTGAAGGACAAGGACGTCATCCAGGCGAAGGCGGCCGCCTGACCCGTCAGAGCTCGAGGACGGCGTCGCGCACGACAAGGCGCACAGGTTCATCGGCGATCGACCGCGGCTCGCCCGCCGGCCGGAGGCGGAGTTCACCCCGTGGCTCGCCGGTGCCGCACGTGTTCGTGCTCGGCGTTGTCCACAGCGCCGGCGGGGCCGGTTCCGGCGCGGCACGGGGCGGCCATTGATGCACTGAATAGCTACGTCAGGGCGAAGCTCACCACCCCCGCGTCACGTGGCCGCACCACCTGCCGGCACGGCCGACCTGCTCGCGCAGTGGATGAACGGCAAGAAACCCGGTGCTCCTGCGTGGCCGCGTCATCGGATCGCGGTTGTCCGGTGGACGGGAGGGGGGTGAGTCGCTCCGCCGTAGTGAGTGGCGCCCAGCGTAACCGTGGCCACCAGCCCGGCCGCGGCAGTCGCTGTCGCGATGCGCGCCGGGGTTCGCAGCCGAAGCGGCGGGCGGGGAACTTCCGTCGTGGCGCGAACCGCCCACCGGTAGGCGTGGGCCAGCGTGAACGCCAAGGTGGCCGCGATGATGAAGAAGTCCGCCACGTTGAAGCAGTACTTGCCGACCGGGATGAAATCGATGGCGCCGCGGACGCTGCCCGGCGCAGTGAGGTGGTGCAGCCCGAGGCGGTCGAGGAGGTTGCTGGTCCAGCCGCCGATCGCGAGAGCTGCGGGAGCCAGCAACAGCTTTGGATGCCTGCGGCGCAGAAGAAGCAGCACTGCCGCGACGAGGCTCGCGCTGCTGACGAGGTCGAGTACCGCTCCTGTCACCGGGTCTGCGTACCATCCGCCGACGACCGGACCGACCAGCGGGTTGCCGCCGAAGTTGATGTGCGCCCGGGGAACTTCGCGCCAGGCCCACCACTTGGTCACCTGGTCCACGAAGACGACCGGCAGCAGCGCGAATGCGGTCCATCTGGGTGCCACGATCTTGTCGCCGATTCGGGACGCCTCGGCTTTGTCGTTACGGGTCATCGGCTTCCTCGCAGCACGCCGGAAGATTGAGCGATCACGGGTCGAAGGCCCGACCAGCCGGGAACGGGCTGTGGGGAATCCCCGGGCAATGCCTTCCCCGCGGCGACGGCGCTGAACCGGACGGCAATGCCGTGGGTGCCGTATTTGCAGCCCGACGCTCGAGCGCGAGTTGCTCGGATCGCCTACATCGCGGAGACAGTCGTCAACTGGCGTCCCAAGCGGCTCTCGCATGGCTCACGAACTCGGCGCGGCTGCCGGCGGCTACGGCGCTGCTGCGAGTGCGGTAGCAGTCCAGTACCGCGTCGAAGCGGGTGGCGTGCAAGAACTCACGCACGACGGGGCGCTCGCCCGTCACCACGCGCAGACGCGCCGCGCCGGCGGCAGCGTGCGCGGTGCCGATTGCCCTGACACCGGCGACGGAGAGAAAGGACAGGTCGGACACGTCAAGGATCAGTGCCTCGGGTTCGGTGGCGAGGATCTGCGCAACGGCGCGTACGACCTTCGACGCCGTGCCCGAGTCCAGTTCACCGGACAATACGAGTTCCACGACCCCGGACTCGCCGCGCGTACGCACCAACCTGAGGCGTTCCGGACCGGACGAGGTGCTCATGGCCGTCACCCTTCAACTCGTCACCGCGGCTGGCTGCCCGTCGAGCTGGGCGCGTGTTCGGCGGCCGGCGCCGAGCCCGCAGGGGTGGCGTCATCCTGGCCGCGGCAGTCTCGCTCGAGCCCGCGGAGGGACGAGGCTCACGGCTCCCCGACCAGTCGTTCCGGCGTAGGTACCCCGCGGACATGAGCGGCAAACGTTGACACGGCCGGTTGTTCCGGCATCGGCGTACCGAGACGACGTTCAGGCGCCGGCGGCCGCGCCCGAGCTGTGGCGGGACAGCCTCGAGCAGAACCACGCGCGAACGCACCCATGATTTACGCGGCGCGGACCGGAACACCGGTGACGGCGAAGCGTTGTACTGGGTGTCGGTACGGCGGTGGCCCCGGGCCTCACCCCTTGCCTTCACTGCTCTGCCTTTCAAAGAAGCCAGTCCGGCTGGAGCC
This window of the Amycolatopsis balhimycina FH 1894 genome carries:
- a CDS encoding signal peptidase II, producing the protein MTRNDKAEASRIGDKIVAPRWTAFALLPVVFVDQVTKWWAWREVPRAHINFGGNPLVGPVVGGWYADPVTGAVLDLVSSASLVAAVLLLLRRRHPKLLLAPAALAIGGWTSNLLDRLGLHHLTAPGSVRGAIDFIPVGKYCFNVADFFIIAATLAFTLAHAYRWAVRATTEVPRPPLRLRTPARIATATAAAGLVATVTLGATHYGGATHPPPVHRTTAIR
- a CDS encoding STAS domain-containing protein; protein product: MSTSSGPERLRLVRTRGESGVVELVLSGELDSGTASKVVRAVAQILATEPEALILDVSDLSFLSVAGVRAIGTAHAAAGAARLRVVTGERPVVREFLHATRFDAVLDCYRTRSSAVAAGSRAEFVSHARAAWDAS